A genomic segment from Streptomyces sp. NBC_00459 encodes:
- a CDS encoding streptophobe family protein: MGIETAEQGGRLPWGDVLLSAITSVSWALIGMAGTAALGLHLLEADATASLGPMTAAVVALGAGGSVTPSGDVSAFGLKGAEAATAVEIAPLGVGLVGALLLSWFFLRSLRGAGAVISPSELLARAGAVVVLFVATLGGLAWAGHDLITIDGGGLGLDSLPGTGGDGGGGIDVPGLGDISGLLPDRVGDLIDAKAAVGFSVDTLPTLLGGLVWAAGVLAIALLASRSTSLPRGWEVVHHVVRPAVSALVTVALVAVAAGFAVAAYAAIGDAHPKRIAGAALLGAPNGVWLGIAIGLFVPFDGSASGVLVNVLPDPLDRLLSSADDQSVSLGELAELDSRVWLLGVAAVLMMLLAGVLAAARTPLARGVGPDDVDGRVPLAVRDPGALRFAGRCALRLGVATAVALPLFAWLAAVSVDASISVLGFDAFGAGIELHGQLVAALLLGAVWGAVAGAAGALLAYVSGAAGWRAVPLALSDAGAGWAGAAVGAPEAMGTSGATGSEAGEARYGVHPEQAGGPGPYSGPYTPGSPYRPPNRDTNPYLRLPEGLVEPEDARPAEAWRPYGGGQGAGAGQPRESGRGPAGRRPYEDGWAPDAPRAETWSPDRSSAPERTGSGEGSGPGVDSGSGEQRGPGGGGGPGEGRGRGDGEQPPENLYGLPTMARPLSPPPRRPGGRTSGTSESAPEKRTPPPPPPPPPPPPPPPPRPPKGRR, translated from the coding sequence ATGGGCATCGAGACCGCCGAGCAGGGCGGGAGGCTGCCGTGGGGAGATGTGCTGCTCTCCGCGATCACCTCTGTGAGCTGGGCGTTGATCGGAATGGCGGGCACTGCGGCGCTCGGTCTGCATCTGCTGGAGGCTGATGCCACGGCCTCGCTCGGGCCGATGACCGCGGCTGTTGTGGCACTTGGGGCGGGTGGTTCGGTCACCCCGTCCGGTGATGTGTCGGCCTTCGGCCTGAAAGGAGCGGAGGCGGCGACCGCGGTCGAGATCGCGCCACTGGGCGTCGGCCTGGTGGGAGCACTGCTCCTGTCATGGTTCTTCCTGCGGTCCCTGCGCGGGGCGGGCGCGGTGATCTCGCCGTCCGAACTCCTCGCGCGCGCGGGCGCGGTGGTCGTCCTCTTCGTGGCCACCCTGGGCGGGCTGGCCTGGGCGGGGCACGACCTCATCACCATCGACGGGGGCGGTCTGGGCCTCGACAGCCTGCCGGGCACGGGTGGCGACGGGGGCGGAGGGATCGACGTCCCCGGGCTCGGTGACATCAGCGGGCTGCTGCCCGACCGGGTCGGCGACCTGATCGACGCGAAGGCGGCGGTCGGCTTCAGCGTCGACACGCTCCCCACGCTGCTCGGCGGCCTGGTCTGGGCGGCCGGGGTCCTGGCGATCGCCCTTCTGGCCTCCCGCAGCACTTCCCTGCCGCGCGGCTGGGAAGTGGTCCACCATGTCGTACGTCCGGCGGTGTCCGCCCTGGTCACCGTGGCGCTGGTGGCGGTGGCGGCGGGGTTCGCGGTGGCGGCGTACGCGGCGATCGGCGACGCCCACCCCAAGCGCATCGCGGGCGCTGCGCTGCTCGGCGCCCCCAACGGGGTCTGGCTGGGGATCGCGATCGGTCTGTTCGTCCCGTTCGACGGCAGTGCGTCCGGGGTGCTGGTGAACGTCCTCCCGGACCCCCTCGACCGGCTGCTCAGCTCGGCGGACGACCAGTCGGTCAGCCTCGGCGAACTGGCCGAGCTGGACAGCCGGGTGTGGCTGCTGGGGGTGGCGGCGGTCCTGATGATGCTGCTCGCGGGCGTCCTCGCGGCGGCCCGGACACCGCTGGCCCGGGGTGTCGGTCCGGACGACGTCGACGGGCGGGTGCCCCTCGCCGTACGGGATCCGGGTGCCCTGCGTTTCGCCGGCCGGTGCGCGTTGCGGCTGGGGGTGGCGACCGCGGTGGCGCTGCCGCTGTTCGCCTGGCTGGCGGCGGTGTCCGTGGACGCCTCGATCTCGGTCCTGGGTTTCGACGCGTTCGGCGCCGGAATCGAACTGCACGGGCAACTGGTCGCGGCCCTGCTGCTGGGCGCGGTGTGGGGCGCGGTCGCGGGAGCCGCCGGCGCACTGCTGGCGTACGTGAGCGGGGCGGCGGGGTGGCGGGCGGTGCCGTTGGCACTGAGTGACGCGGGTGCGGGCTGGGCGGGAGCTGCTGTCGGGGCGCCGGAGGCCATGGGGACGAGCGGGGCGACGGGTTCGGAGGCCGGGGAGGCTCGGTACGGCGTTCACCCGGAGCAGGCCGGCGGCCCCGGTCCGTACTCCGGCCCGTACACGCCCGGTTCGCCGTACCGGCCGCCCAACCGCGACACCAATCCGTACCTGCGGCTGCCCGAGGGGCTGGTGGAACCCGAGGACGCGCGGCCGGCCGAGGCGTGGCGGCCCTACGGGGGCGGGCAGGGGGCCGGCGCCGGTCAGCCGCGCGAGAGCGGTCGGGGCCCTGCCGGCCGACGGCCGTACGAGGACGGCTGGGCGCCCGATGCCCCGCGTGCGGAGACGTGGTCGCCCGACAGGAGCAGCGCGCCCGAGCGGACCGGTTCCGGTGAGGGGAGCGGGCCGGGCGTGGACAGCGGTTCGGGTGAGCAGCGAGGCCCGGGTGGGGGTGGTGGTCCGGGCGAGGGGCGGGGGCGGGGTGACGGGGAGCAGCCGCCCGAGAACCTGTACGGCCTTCCCACCATGGCCAGGCCGCTCTCGCCGCCGCCGCGACGGCCCGGGGGGCGCACGAGCGGCACGTCGGAGTCCGCGCCGGAGAAACGGACCCCACCCCCGCCTCCACCTCCCCCACCACCGCCTCCTCCCCCGCCGCCACGCCCGCCCAAGGGGCGGCGCTGA
- the serB gene encoding phosphoserine phosphatase SerB gives MNATQTADVPTLLVKIFGKDRPGITAGLFDTLAAYSVDVVDIEQVVTRGRMVLCALVTQPPAGIEGDLRSTVHSWAESMKMQAEIISGLGDNRPRGLGRSLVTVLGHPLTAESTAAIAARITRAGGNIDRIFRLAKYPVTAVEFAVSGVATEVLRTALVTDAAALGVDIAVVAAGLHRRAQRLVVMDVDSTLIQDEVIELFAAHAGCEDEVAEVTAAAMRGELDFEQSLHARVALLKGLDASVVDKVRSEVRLTPGARTLIRTLKRLGFEVGVVSGGFTQVTDDLKERLGLDFAQANTLEIVDGKLTGKVVGEIVDRAGKARLLRRFAAEAGVPLDQTVAIGDGANDLDMLNAAGLGVAFNAKPVVREAAHTAVNFPFLDTVLYLLGVTREEVEAADTQE, from the coding sequence ATGAACGCTACGCAGACCGCTGACGTACCCACCCTTCTCGTCAAAATCTTCGGCAAGGACAGGCCGGGCATCACCGCCGGGCTGTTCGACACGCTTGCCGCCTACTCCGTGGACGTGGTCGACATCGAGCAGGTCGTCACGCGTGGCCGCATGGTGCTGTGCGCGCTCGTGACACAGCCGCCTGCCGGTATCGAAGGCGATCTGCGGTCCACCGTCCACAGCTGGGCGGAGTCCATGAAGATGCAGGCGGAGATCATCTCCGGACTCGGCGACAACCGGCCGCGCGGGCTCGGGCGTTCCCTCGTCACCGTGCTCGGGCATCCGCTGACCGCCGAGTCGACCGCCGCGATCGCCGCACGGATCACCAGGGCCGGCGGCAACATCGACCGAATCTTCCGGCTCGCCAAGTACCCCGTGACAGCGGTCGAGTTCGCCGTCTCCGGAGTCGCGACCGAGGTACTGCGCACCGCGCTGGTCACCGACGCGGCGGCACTCGGTGTCGACATCGCGGTCGTCGCGGCGGGGTTGCACCGGCGGGCTCAGCGTCTGGTCGTCATGGATGTGGACTCGACGCTCATCCAGGACGAGGTGATCGAGCTCTTCGCCGCGCACGCGGGGTGCGAGGACGAGGTCGCCGAGGTGACCGCCGCCGCGATGCGCGGGGAACTGGACTTCGAGCAGTCGCTGCACGCGCGCGTGGCGCTGCTCAAGGGGCTCGACGCATCGGTGGTGGACAAGGTGCGCAGCGAGGTCCGGCTCACGCCGGGGGCGCGCACGCTGATCCGTACGCTGAAGCGGCTCGGCTTCGAAGTCGGTGTCGTCTCGGGTGGGTTCACCCAGGTCACCGATGATCTGAAGGAGCGGCTCGGGCTGGACTTCGCCCAGGCCAACACGCTGGAGATCGTCGACGGGAAGCTGACGGGCAAGGTCGTCGGCGAGATCGTGGACCGGGCGGGCAAGGCCCGGCTGCTGCGGCGGTTCGCGGCGGAGGCCGGGGTGCCGCTGGATCAGACCGTGGCGATCGGCGACGGGGCGAACGACCTGGACATGCTGAACGCGGCGGGGCTCGGCGTCGCCTTCAACGCCAAGCCGGTCGTGCGGGAGGCCGCGCACACGGCGGTGAACTTCCCCTTCCTGGACACCGTGCTGTATCTGCTGGGCGTCACCCGGGAAGAGGTCGAGGCGGCGGATACCCAGGAGTAG
- a CDS encoding SixA phosphatase family protein: MSVAEPRRIVLFRHAKADWPQVADHERPLADRGRKDAAVAGRKLADTGIPFDLALCSTATRTRETWKLAVQEFPQRPKTVYEERIYDASPGELIALLNEIPDDTRNVVLIGHNPGVQALTDILSAESESDARTRLTSRGFPAAAFATLSFTGSWKGLEPGTATLLDFWAPTE, translated from the coding sequence ATGAGCGTCGCAGAACCCCGCAGAATCGTCCTCTTCCGGCATGCGAAAGCCGACTGGCCCCAGGTCGCCGACCACGAGCGGCCACTCGCCGACCGGGGACGCAAGGACGCCGCTGTCGCCGGGCGCAAGCTGGCCGACACCGGCATCCCTTTCGACCTGGCTCTCTGCTCCACCGCCACCCGGACCCGCGAGACCTGGAAACTCGCCGTCCAGGAATTCCCGCAACGGCCGAAGACCGTCTATGAGGAGCGGATCTACGACGCCTCACCCGGCGAACTCATCGCCCTGCTCAACGAGATCCCGGACGACACCAGGAACGTGGTCCTGATCGGCCACAACCCAGGAGTGCAGGCACTCACCGACATCCTGTCCGCCGAGTCCGAGAGCGACGCCCGCACAAGGCTGACCAGCCGAGGTTTCCCGGCGGCGGCCTTCGCGACCCTGTCCTTCACGGGCTCCTGGAAGGGCCTGGAACCGGGCACGGCAACACTGCTCGACTTCTGGGCGCCCACGGAGTAG
- a CDS encoding SGM_5486 family transporter-associated protein, translated as MPVLDPNPQNGQKKMLLVFGSFFAIFVIIAVIATIASP; from the coding sequence ATGCCAGTGCTCGATCCGAACCCCCAGAACGGCCAGAAGAAGATGCTGCTCGTCTTCGGCTCGTTCTTCGCCATCTTCGTGATCATCGCCGTCATCGCGACGATCGCCTCACCGTGA
- a CDS encoding CynX/NimT family MFS transporter, producing the protein MLSVMVSEETRTTTSTSIRKSAEPDNGSGATATRAWVTRLVVVGIVLSALNLRPAITSLGALLEEVREGLGMSGTAAGVLTSVPPFCFALFGVMAPRLARRFGVGAVVCAGMAAIAAGLAIRPWTGTAAGFLAASALALMGIAVSNVLMPVVVKRWFPDRVGSMTGLYSMALALGTAAAAAVTVPMTEALGGSWQSGLTVWAVLAAAAVMPWIPLVRERGASGSRRETPSARGTSATGPGTGALRITRSRTAWALAVFFGLQATAAYVTMGWMAQIFRDAGVPAGTAGLLLAVTMAMGVPLAFVIPRVATRLPRQGPIVVVLGACGLLGYAGLYIAPAGGAWVWAVLLGIANCSFPLALTMVGMRARTGAGVAQLSAFAQSTGYLISIPGPLVVGVLYQHSGGWGLPLALMAGLLLPQMAVGVLAGRDRTVEDEAAAR; encoded by the coding sequence ATGCTGAGTGTCATGGTGAGCGAGGAAACCCGGACGACGACGTCCACGTCCATACGCAAGTCGGCCGAGCCGGACAACGGGAGCGGGGCGACAGCCACGCGCGCGTGGGTCACGCGGCTGGTCGTCGTCGGCATCGTGCTGTCCGCCCTCAACCTCCGGCCCGCCATCACCAGCCTCGGTGCCCTCCTCGAAGAGGTGCGCGAAGGACTCGGCATGAGCGGCACGGCGGCCGGGGTGCTCACCTCCGTACCCCCGTTCTGCTTCGCCCTCTTCGGCGTCATGGCTCCGCGGCTGGCCCGCCGCTTCGGCGTCGGCGCGGTCGTCTGCGCCGGAATGGCCGCCATCGCCGCCGGCCTGGCGATCCGCCCCTGGACGGGCACCGCCGCCGGGTTCCTGGCCGCCAGCGCGCTCGCCCTCATGGGCATCGCGGTCAGCAACGTCCTGATGCCGGTCGTCGTGAAGCGCTGGTTCCCGGACCGGGTCGGCTCCATGACGGGCCTGTACTCGATGGCCCTCGCCCTCGGCACCGCCGCCGCGGCGGCGGTCACCGTGCCCATGACCGAAGCACTGGGCGGAAGTTGGCAGTCGGGACTGACCGTCTGGGCGGTTCTCGCGGCGGCGGCCGTGATGCCCTGGATCCCGCTGGTACGGGAACGGGGCGCGAGCGGATCGCGACGGGAGACACCCTCCGCGCGCGGGACGTCCGCCACGGGGCCGGGGACCGGCGCGCTGCGCATCACCCGGAGCCGTACCGCCTGGGCGCTCGCCGTGTTCTTCGGGCTCCAGGCCACCGCCGCCTACGTCACCATGGGTTGGATGGCGCAGATCTTCCGGGACGCGGGTGTCCCGGCCGGCACCGCCGGACTGCTGCTCGCCGTGACCATGGCGATGGGGGTGCCGCTCGCCTTCGTCATCCCGCGCGTCGCCACGCGCCTGCCCCGCCAGGGGCCCATCGTGGTCGTGCTCGGCGCTTGCGGGCTTCTCGGATACGCGGGCCTCTACATCGCGCCGGCCGGTGGAGCCTGGGTCTGGGCCGTACTGCTCGGCATCGCCAACTGCTCCTTCCCGCTGGCCCTCACGATGGTCGGCATGCGGGCCAGGACGGGCGCGGGCGTCGCCCAGCTGTCTGCCTTCGCCCAGAGCACCGGCTATCTGATCTCCATTCCCGGGCCGCTCGTCGTGGGCGTTCTCTACCAGCACAGCGGCGGCTGGGGACTGCCGCTCGCGCTGATGGCCGGCCTGCTGCTGCCGCAGATGGCCGTGGGCGTACTGGCGGGACGTGATCGCACCGTCGAGGACGAGGCGGCGGCCCGCTGA
- a CDS encoding FadR/GntR family transcriptional regulator: MPPLSHPHRSALSEQVIAALRNQITSGEWPVGSRIPTEPELVAQLGVARNTVREAVRALAHNGLLDIRQGSGTYVVATSELAGVMHRRFADADPRHIAELRSTLESGAAELAALRRTERDLKQLDALLGRREEAWASGDAEAFVTADASLHMAVVAASHNDVMTAVYADLGEVLRDWLRDDVGGRLTPQSYVDHAPLVEAIRAGDAAAAAREAAGYPFSCRLRSSASGG, translated from the coding sequence ATGCCGCCGCTGAGCCACCCCCACCGATCGGCCCTGTCCGAGCAGGTCATCGCCGCACTGCGGAACCAGATCACCTCGGGCGAGTGGCCCGTCGGCTCCCGCATCCCGACCGAGCCCGAGCTGGTCGCGCAGCTCGGAGTGGCCCGGAACACGGTCCGGGAGGCGGTCCGGGCCCTCGCGCACAACGGGCTGCTGGACATCCGCCAGGGCTCGGGCACGTACGTCGTGGCGACCAGTGAGCTGGCCGGCGTGATGCACCGCCGCTTCGCCGACGCGGACCCCCGGCACATCGCCGAGCTGCGGTCCACCCTGGAGTCGGGCGCGGCCGAGCTGGCGGCCCTGCGGCGCACGGAACGCGACCTCAAGCAGCTGGACGCACTCCTGGGGCGCCGGGAGGAGGCCTGGGCGTCCGGTGACGCGGAGGCGTTCGTGACGGCCGACGCGAGCCTGCACATGGCGGTGGTGGCCGCGTCCCACAACGACGTGATGACGGCGGTGTACGCGGACCTGGGCGAGGTGTTGCGGGACTGGCTGCGCGACGACGTGGGCGGGAGGCTGACCCCTCAGTCGTACGTGGACCACGCTCCGCTCGTCGAGGCGATCCGCGCGGGCGACGCGGCGGCTGCCGCCAGGGAGGCGGCGGGTTATCCGTTCTCGTGCCGCCTCAGGTCGTCCGCTTCTGGTGGCTGA